CTAAAGATGCTGAACATTGGAATGAAAAACCAATGGTATCTTTAGATCACCAAGAAGTTGAGGCTACTACTGTAGATCTTTGGGAATCATTTGATCGTACAACTGGGCATCACTTCAACCTTTCAATTGACTTAAATGCTTGTACTGGATGTGGAGCTTGTGTTATCGCTTGTCACGCAGAAAACAACGTTCCAGTTGTAGGTAAAGCAGAGGTAAGAAGAAGTCGTGATATGCACTGGTTGCGTATCGACAGATATTATTCTTCTGAAAGCACTTTTGAAGGTGATAACGAAAGAAAAGAAGGAATTGCTGGTTTATCTAGTTCATTATCTACATTTAATGAAATGGAGAAAGCAGGAGATAATCCTCAAGTTGCATTCCAACCTGTAATGTGTCAACACTGTAACCACGCACCTTGTGAGACAGTTTGTCCAGTTGCTGCAACTTCTCACGGTCGTGAAGGTCAAAACCATATGGCTTACAACAGATGTGTTGGTACTCGTTACTGTGCTAACAACTGTCCATATAAAGTACGTCGTTTTAACTGGTTCTTATACAACAAAAACAGCGAGTTCGATTATCATATGAACGATGATTTAGGCCGTATGGTATTAAATCCTGACGTTAACGTACGTTCTCGTGGTGTTATGGAAAAATGTTCTATGTGTATCCAAATGACACAAGCTACTAAATTAAAAGCTAAAAACGAAGGCCGTCCAGTTAGAGATGGTGAATTCCAAACAGCTTGTTCTAGTGCTTGTTCTTCAGGAGCGATGATATTTGGTGATGTAAATGATAAAGAAAGTAAAGTTGCTAAATTAGCTGCTGATGAAAGATCATACCACTTATTAGAGCATGTAGGTACAAAACCTAATGTGGTTTACCATGTTAAAGTTAGAAATACTTAGTAAAATTATTAATTAAGAAACAATATAAAGGATTATGTCGTCTCACTACGAAGCACCCATTAGAAAACCTTTAGTTATTGGTGATAAATCTTATCACGATGTAACTGTAGATGTAGCTGCACCTGTTGAGGGGCCTGCAAACAAGCAATGGTGGATTGTATTTTCAATCGCATTAATAGCCTTCCTTTGGGGGTTAGGTTGTATAATTTACACCGTATCTACCGGTATCGGAACATGGGGATTAAATAAAACAGTTGGCTGGGCTTGGGATATTACTAACTTCGTTTGGTGGGTTGGTATTGGTCACGCTGGAACATTAATTTCTGCGGTATTATTACTTTTCCGTCAACGTTGGAGAATGGCCATCAACCGTTCTGCTGAAGCTATGACTATTTTCTCTGTAGTTCAAGCAGGTCTATTTCCAATTATTCACATGGGACGTCCATGGTTAGCCTATTGGGTATTACCTATTCCAAACCAATTTGGATCTTTATGGGTAAACTTTAACTCACCTTTACTTTGGGACGTATTCGCGATTTCAACGTATCTTTCAGTATCATTAGTTTTCTGGTGGACTGGTTTATTGCCTGACTTTGCAATGCTTCGTGATAGAGCTATTACTCCTTTTAACAAAAGAGTTTATTCTATCTTAAGTTTTGGATGGAGTGGTAGAGCTAAAGACTGGCAGCGTTTTGAAGAAGTATCTTTAGTATTAGCTGGTTTAGCTACTCCACTTGTACTTTCTGTACACACTATTGTATCTATGGACTTTGCTACTTCTGTAATCCCTGGATGGCATACAACAATTTTCCCTCCATACTTTGTTGCTGGAGCGGTTTTCTCTGGATTCGCGATGGTAAATACATTGTTGATTGTTATGAGAAAAGTATCTAACCTTGAGGCATACATCACATTACAGCATATCGAGTTAATGAACATCATTATCATGATTACTGGATCTATCGTAGGTGTGGCTTATATCACTGAGTTATTCGTAGCTTGGTATTCAGGTGTAGAATATGAGCAATATGCATTTTTAAACAGAGCTACTGGACCTTACTGGTGGGCATATTGGTCGATGATGACATGTAACGTGTTCTCGCCTCAGTTCATGTGGTTCAAAAAATTAAGAACAAGTATCATGTTCTCATTCATTATTTCGATTGTAGTAAACATCGGTATGTGGTTTGAAAGATTCGTAATTATTGTTACTTCTTTACATAGAGATTACCTTCCATCTTCTTGGACAATGTTCTCACCAACATTTGTTGATATTGGAATTTTCATTGGAACAATTGGTTTCTTCTTTGTATTGTTTTTATTATACTCTAGAACATTCCCTGTAATTGCTCAGGCAGAGGTTAAAACAATTTTGAAAGGAACAGGAGATAATTATATTAGAGAAAGAGCAAACAGTAAAGATTCACATCATGAGTAATAAAGTTATATACGCCATTTATAATGACGATGACGTTTTGATGAATGCAGTAAAGAAAACTAGAGCTGCTCATCATCATATTGAAGAGGTTTTTACTCCATTCCCGGTTCACGGATTGGACAAAGCCATGGGATTAGCACCAACAAGATTAGCAATATGTGCTTTTTTATATGGATGTGTTGGTATTTCTGTTGCAACAACTATGATGGGTTACATCATGATTCATGACTGGCCACAAGATATTGGAGGTAAACCAAGTTTTAGTTTTATCCAAAATATGCCATCTTTTGTGCCAATTATGTTTGAGATGACTGTATTTTTTGCAGCTCACTTAATGGTAATTACTTTTTACATGAGAAGTAGATTATGGCCATTTAAAGAAGCTGAAAACCCAGATGTAAGAACAACTGATGACCACTTTTTAATGGAGGTTGCTGTAAATGATAACGAAGCTGAATTAGTTTCTTTCTTTGAAGGAACTGGAGCTGTTGAAGTTAAAGTAATAGAAAAGAATTAATTGTAGCTATGAAAAGGATATATAAAATAACACTTTTAGTTGGTATAACTATTTTAGTTTCATCTTGCCACAATAATTCGGCACCGAACTATCAGTATTTCCCTAATATGTATGAATCTGTTGCTTACGAGCCATATTCAGAAGCAAAAATATTTAAGGGAGGAAAAGAAGGACAGCTTCCTGTTGAAGGAACTATCAATAGAGGTTTTGAACCTTATGAATATGAAAACTCAACTGCTGGTTATGAATTAGCGAAAGCTAATTTAAAATCACCTTTAACAGAAGAAGAGAAAAACTCTGGAAAAGGTAAAGAGCTTTTTGATATTTATTGTATCAGCTGCCATGGCGCAACTGGTAACGGTAAAGGTAAATTGGTTGAAAGAGAGAAATTTCTTGGAGTACCTAGCTATAAAGACAGAGAGATCACTGAAGGAAGTATCTTTCATGTTGAGACTTATGGTTTAAATGCAATGGGTTCACATGCAAATCAATTAAGTGCTCACGAACGTTGGTTAGTTGCTGACTATGTTCTGAAACTAAAAAGCCAATTATAATTGTTGAACAAACTGATCGTAATAGATATGTATACATTTTCAAGTAAATTAAAAACTTTTTCTATCATCTTAATGGCCGTTGGTCTATTAGGAATTGGGTATGGTTTTTTAAGTGCACCAAAAGATATTCAAGAAGTTGAAAAAATACTTGCTGCAGATGAACATGGTTCTCATGGCGCTGCGCATGAAGAAAAAGCGGAGGCATCTCACAAAGAAGCAGGTCATCATGAGGCTGCTGAAGTTGCACATGACTCTCACAAAGGAGCTGAGCATGCAGAAGTTTCTGGTGCAAATGAGCACGAAAAACATTTAGAGCACGTATTGCACCAATTGCAAAATAAGCCTTGGTCTGCTGTGTATGTTGCTTGTATTTTCTTTTTACTTCTTTCAATGGGGGTTTTAGCTTTCTATGCAATTCAACAAGTTGCTCAAGCAGGTTGGTCTCCAGTTTTGTTTAGAGTTATGCAAGGTATAACAGCTTATTTGCCAGCTGGTTCTATAATCTTCTTTATACTATTAGTATTATGTGGATTACATTTTAATCATATCTTCGTATGGTTAGGAGAAGGGGTAACGGATCCGAAAAGCCCAAATTATGATGCTATCATTGCAGGAAAATCTGGATATTTAAATTTTCCTTTCTGGATTGCAAGAGCTTTCATCTTTTTATTAGGATGGAATATCTACCGTCATTTTTCTAGAAAAAACTGTTTGGCACAAGATGAAGCAAATGATGATCTTTACTATAAAAAGAATTTCAAAGCATCTGCTGGATTCTTAGTATTCTTTATTGTTTCTGAGTCTATTATGTCGTGGGATTGGATTATGTCTTTTGATCCACACTGGTTTAGTACTTTATTTGGATGGTATGTATTTGCCTCTTTCTTTGTAAGTGGTATTACATCTATTGCATTAGTAACTATTTATTTAAAATCAAAAGGATATTTAGAGTATGTAAATACAAGTCATATCCATGATTTAGCTAAGTTCATGTTTGGTATTAGTGTATTCTGGACTTATTTATGGTTCTCTCAATTTATGTTGATTTGGTACGCTAACATTCCAGAAGAGGTAACTTATTTTGTAACAAGAATTCAGTTATATAACCTTCCTTTCTTTGGAGCGGTTGTTATGAACTTTGTTTTCCCATTATTAATATTAATCAATACTGACTTCAAACGTCTTAACTGGGTTGTTGTTATGGCTGGTATTGTGATATTATTAGGTCATTATGTTGATTTCTTTAATATGATTATGCCTGGTACTGTAGGAGACAAATGGTTTATTGGAGTTCCTGAAATTGCATCGATTCTTTTCTTCTTAGGATTATTTATATTTGTTGTATTTACTGCATTAACTAAATCTCCTTTGCTTGCAAAAAGAAATCCTTTCATCGAAGAAAGTAAACATTTTCATTATTAATATTTAAAGAAGTAAACAGATGACAAGTTTGTTGGTAATTATAGTTTTAGTTTTATTAGCAGTTGCATTATGGCAATTGACGAAGATATTTGATCTTACTCAGGTAGGAGCTTCTTCGGACGATTCTCAAGTTGCATCAGATAATGACAATAACGTTCAGGGATATATCATGTTTGGCTTTTTAGCTTTCATTTATATATTTACTATTTATGGTTTACTAAAATGGGGTAATTTGGCGCTTCATACTCCTGCTTCTGAGCATGGTGGTTTAGTAGATAATTTAATGAACATTACTTGGGTTTTGATCTTTACGGTTCAAGTAATAACACAAGGTTTATTATATTGGTTTTCTTTTAAATATAAAGGTAACAAAGATAAAAAAGCGTTATTTTTTGCTGATAGTAATAAATTAGAGGCAATTTGGAGTATCATTCCTTCTGTTGTTTTAGCTTGTTTAATTCTTTACGGATTATATGCTTGGAATAACATTATGTTTGTTGATAAAGATGAAGATGTAATCGAAATCGAATTATATGCTCAGCAATTTAAATGGACTGCAAGATATGCTGGACAAGATAATGTTTTAGGAAAAGCTAACGTGCGTTTAATCGAAGGAATAAATACATTAGGAGTTGATATGTCAGATCCAAATGCTCAAGATGATATCGTAGTTTCAGAATTGCACATTCCTAAAGGTAAAAAAGTTCACTTTAAAATGCGTTCTCAGGATGTATTGCACTCTGCTTACTTTCCTCACTTTAGAGCACAAATGAACTGTGTTCCAGGTATGGTTACTGAATTTGCTTTCGTTCCAACATATACTACTTCAGAATATAGAGAGTTGCCATTTATGGTTGAAAAAGTTGCAAACATTAACAAACTTAGAGCTGAAAAAAGTAAAGAGTTAGTTGCAAAAGGTGGTACAGCTTTAGATCCTTATACTTTTGATTACCTATTATTATGTAATAAAATCTGTGGAGCGTCTCACTATAATATGCAAATGAAAGTTGTTGTAGATTCTCCAGAAGACTATAAAAAATGGTTAAGTGAGAAAACTACTTTGGCTCAGGATATCGCTGCTGCAAAAGCGGCTGAAAAACCAGCTGAAGGAACTGCTCCAACTGCAGATTCTACTGCAAAAGTAATTGACACTGTTAAAGCTGTTGTCGATACTGTTAAAGCAGCTGTAGCTAAAGTTGCATTGAAATAATATTATTTAGAAAATTTAAAGTACACATATATGTCAGCAGAAGCGCACGATCACGATCACGGACACGATCACGAGCACGAACATCATCATAAAGACACGTTCATTACTAAATATATTTTTAGTATTGATCACAAAATGATTGCTAAACAATACTTGATTACTGGTATTATTATGGGGATCATTGGTATAGCAATGTCTTTGCTTTTTAGAATGCAATTGGCGTGGCCAGAAGAGTCTTTTAAGATATTTAATGTTTTATTAGGAGATAAATTTGCACCTGATGGTGTAATGGCAAATGATATTTATTTAGCTTTAGTAACAATTCACGGTACCATCATGGTATTCTTTGTACTGACGGCAGGTTTAAGTGGAACTTTTAGTAATTTACTTATTCCGCTTCAAATTGGAGCAAGAGATATGGCGTCTGGGTTTATGAATATGATTTCATACTGGTTGTTTTTCTTATCAGCTGTTGTAATGTTATGTTCTTTATTTGTTGAAGCTGGACCAGCATCTGCTGGATGGACAATTTATCCTCCTTTGAGTGCATTGCCACAAGCAATTCCAGGATCAGGAACAGGTATGACATTATGGTTAGTATCTATGGCTATTTTCATCGCATCTTCTTTGATGGGATCTTTAAATTACATTGTTACTGTACTTAACTTAAGAACTAAAGGAATGTCTATGACTAGACTTCCTCTTACAATCTGGACATTTTTCGTAACAGCTATTATTGGTGTTATTTCTTTCCCAGTATTATTGTCAGCTGCTTTATTATTGATTTTCGATAGAAGTTTTGGTACTTCATTCTTCTTATCTGATATCTATATTGCAGGAGAGGTTTTACATTACCAAGGAGGTTCTCCAGTACTGTTTGAACACTTATTCTGGTTCTTAGGTCACCCTGAGGTTTACATCGTAATCTTACCAGCGATGGGTCTTGTTTCTGAAATTATGGCTACAAACTCTCGTAAACCAATTTTCGGTTATAGAGCGATGATTATGTCAGTTCTTGCAATTGCATTCTTGTCAACTATTGTTTGGGGTCACCACATGTTTATTTCAGGTATGAATCCTTTCTTAGGATCTGTATTTACATTTACAACTTTATTGATTGCAATTCCTTCTGCTGTAAAAGCATTTAACTGGATTACAACTTTATGGAAAGGTAACTTACAGTTCAACCCTGCAATGTTATTCTCTATCGGAATGGTTTCTACTTTCATCACTGGAGGTTTAACAGGAATCATTTTAGGAGATAGTACTTTAGATATTAACGTTCACGATACTTACTTCGTAATTGCTCACTTTCACTTAGTAATGGGTATCTCTGCACTTTACGGAATGTTTGCTGGTATTTACCACTGGTTCCCTAAAATGTATGGAAGAATGTTAAACAAAAACTTAGGTTATATTCACTTCTGGATTACTGCAGTTTGTGCTTATGGAGTTTTCTTCCCAATGCACTTTATCGGATTAGCTGGTTTACCAAGACGTTACTATACAAATACTAACTTTCCATTATTTGATGATTTACAAAATGTGAATGTTTTAATTACAACATTTGCTCTTGTAGGAGGTGCATTCCAGTTAGTATTCTTGTACAACTTCTTTAGCAGTATTTTCTACGGTAAGAAAGCAGTTCAAAACCCATGGAGATCTACAACTTTAGAGTGGACTACTCCAGTTGAACATATCCACGGAAACTGGCCAGGAGAAATTCCTCACGTATATCGTTGGCCGTATGACTATAGTAACCCTAATCATGATGTAGATTTTGTTCCTCAAAATGTACCAATGAAAGAAGGTGAAGAAGTTTTACACCACTAAAAAATAATCAAAGGCTGTCAGAAATGACAGCCTTTTTTGTTTAGTTAAAGTTTTAATCGTACAGTTTTGCTATTTTACAAACTGATTAGTTTATATATCTTTGTAGGATGAATGAAAATCTAGATCCTACTACTAAAGGATATAACTCAGAAGAGTTAGATCTTGAGAAAAGATTACGTCCGCTGTCATTTGATGATTTTGCCGGACAAGATCAAGTTTTGGAAAATTTAAAAGTCTTTGTTGCTGCAGCTAATCAGCGTGGTGAGGCTCTTGATCATGCACTTTTTCATGGCCCTCCTGGTCTAGGGAAAACTACTTTGGCCAATATATTGGCAAATGAATTGCAAGTGGGTATTAAAATTACTTCAGGACCAGTTTTGGATAAACCTGGTGATTTGGCTGGTTTGCTAACAAACTTAGACGAAAGAGATGTTTTATTCATTGATGAAATTCATCGATTAAGTCCTGTAGTTGAAGAATATTTGTATTCTGCTATGGAAGACTTTAAGATTGATATTATGATTGAATCTGGTCCGAATGCGAGAACAGTGCAAATAAATTTGAATCCCTTTACTTTGATTGGAGCGACAACGCGATCAGGGTTGTTAACTGCTCCAATGCGTGCTCGTTTCGGTATATCGTCACGTTTACAATATTATACTACAGAACTTTTGACAACAATTGTTGAAAGAAGTGCATCTATTTTAAAAATGCCTATTGATCTAGAAGCTGCAATTGAAATTGCTGGACGAAGTCGTGGAACTCCTCGTATTGCAA
The Flavobacterium humidisoli DNA segment above includes these coding regions:
- a CDS encoding c-type cytochrome — translated: MKRIYKITLLVGITILVSSCHNNSAPNYQYFPNMYESVAYEPYSEAKIFKGGKEGQLPVEGTINRGFEPYEYENSTAGYELAKANLKSPLTEEEKNSGKGKELFDIYCISCHGATGNGKGKLVEREKFLGVPSYKDREITEGSIFHVETYGLNAMGSHANQLSAHERWLVADYVLKLKSQL
- a CDS encoding cytochrome c oxidase subunit II gives rise to the protein MTSLLVIIVLVLLAVALWQLTKIFDLTQVGASSDDSQVASDNDNNVQGYIMFGFLAFIYIFTIYGLLKWGNLALHTPASEHGGLVDNLMNITWVLIFTVQVITQGLLYWFSFKYKGNKDKKALFFADSNKLEAIWSIIPSVVLACLILYGLYAWNNIMFVDKDEDVIEIELYAQQFKWTARYAGQDNVLGKANVRLIEGINTLGVDMSDPNAQDDIVVSELHIPKGKKVHFKMRSQDVLHSAYFPHFRAQMNCVPGMVTEFAFVPTYTTSEYRELPFMVEKVANINKLRAEKSKELVAKGGTALDPYTFDYLLLCNKICGASHYNMQMKVVVDSPEDYKKWLSEKTTLAQDIAAAKAAEKPAEGTAPTADSTAKVIDTVKAVVDTVKAAVAKVALK
- a CDS encoding quinol:cytochrome C oxidoreductase, translating into MYTFSSKLKTFSIILMAVGLLGIGYGFLSAPKDIQEVEKILAADEHGSHGAAHEEKAEASHKEAGHHEAAEVAHDSHKGAEHAEVSGANEHEKHLEHVLHQLQNKPWSAVYVACIFFLLLSMGVLAFYAIQQVAQAGWSPVLFRVMQGITAYLPAGSIIFFILLVLCGLHFNHIFVWLGEGVTDPKSPNYDAIIAGKSGYLNFPFWIARAFIFLLGWNIYRHFSRKNCLAQDEANDDLYYKKNFKASAGFLVFFIVSESIMSWDWIMSFDPHWFSTLFGWYVFASFFVSGITSIALVTIYLKSKGYLEYVNTSHIHDLAKFMFGISVFWTYLWFSQFMLIWYANIPEEVTYFVTRIQLYNLPFFGAVVMNFVFPLLILINTDFKRLNWVVVMAGIVILLGHYVDFFNMIMPGTVGDKWFIGVPEIASILFFLGLFIFVVFTALTKSPLLAKRNPFIEESKHFHY
- the nrfD gene encoding NrfD/PsrC family molybdoenzyme membrane anchor subunit, with protein sequence MSSHYEAPIRKPLVIGDKSYHDVTVDVAAPVEGPANKQWWIVFSIALIAFLWGLGCIIYTVSTGIGTWGLNKTVGWAWDITNFVWWVGIGHAGTLISAVLLLFRQRWRMAINRSAEAMTIFSVVQAGLFPIIHMGRPWLAYWVLPIPNQFGSLWVNFNSPLLWDVFAISTYLSVSLVFWWTGLLPDFAMLRDRAITPFNKRVYSILSFGWSGRAKDWQRFEEVSLVLAGLATPLVLSVHTIVSMDFATSVIPGWHTTIFPPYFVAGAVFSGFAMVNTLLIVMRKVSNLEAYITLQHIELMNIIIMITGSIVGVAYITELFVAWYSGVEYEQYAFLNRATGPYWWAYWSMMTCNVFSPQFMWFKKLRTSIMFSFIISIVVNIGMWFERFVIIVTSLHRDYLPSSWTMFSPTFVDIGIFIGTIGFFFVLFLLYSRTFPVIAQAEVKTILKGTGDNYIRERANSKDSHHE
- a CDS encoding DUF3341 domain-containing protein, with the translated sequence MSNKVIYAIYNDDDVLMNAVKKTRAAHHHIEEVFTPFPVHGLDKAMGLAPTRLAICAFLYGCVGISVATTMMGYIMIHDWPQDIGGKPSFSFIQNMPSFVPIMFEMTVFFAAHLMVITFYMRSRLWPFKEAENPDVRTTDDHFLMEVAVNDNEAELVSFFEGTGAVEVKVIEKN
- the ruvB gene encoding Holliday junction branch migration DNA helicase RuvB; this translates as MNENLDPTTKGYNSEELDLEKRLRPLSFDDFAGQDQVLENLKVFVAAANQRGEALDHALFHGPPGLGKTTLANILANELQVGIKITSGPVLDKPGDLAGLLTNLDERDVLFIDEIHRLSPVVEEYLYSAMEDFKIDIMIESGPNARTVQINLNPFTLIGATTRSGLLTAPMRARFGISSRLQYYTTELLTTIVERSASILKMPIDLEAAIEIAGRSRGTPRIANALLRRVRDFAQIKGNGRIDIEISRYALKALNVDAHGLDEMDNKILLTIINKFKGGPVGLSTLATAVSESSETIEEVYEPFLIQEGFIMRTPRGREVTDKAYKHLGKINTNIQGGLF
- a CDS encoding cytochrome c oxidase subunit I is translated as MSAEAHDHDHGHDHEHEHHHKDTFITKYIFSIDHKMIAKQYLITGIIMGIIGIAMSLLFRMQLAWPEESFKIFNVLLGDKFAPDGVMANDIYLALVTIHGTIMVFFVLTAGLSGTFSNLLIPLQIGARDMASGFMNMISYWLFFLSAVVMLCSLFVEAGPASAGWTIYPPLSALPQAIPGSGTGMTLWLVSMAIFIASSLMGSLNYIVTVLNLRTKGMSMTRLPLTIWTFFVTAIIGVISFPVLLSAALLLIFDRSFGTSFFLSDIYIAGEVLHYQGGSPVLFEHLFWFLGHPEVYIVILPAMGLVSEIMATNSRKPIFGYRAMIMSVLAIAFLSTIVWGHHMFISGMNPFLGSVFTFTTLLIAIPSAVKAFNWITTLWKGNLQFNPAMLFSIGMVSTFITGGLTGIILGDSTLDINVHDTYFVIAHFHLVMGISALYGMFAGIYHWFPKMYGRMLNKNLGYIHFWITAVCAYGVFFPMHFIGLAGLPRRYYTNTNFPLFDDLQNVNVLITTFALVGGAFQLVFLYNFFSSIFYGKKAVQNPWRSTTLEWTTPVEHIHGNWPGEIPHVYRWPYDYSNPNHDVDFVPQNVPMKEGEEVLHH